One genomic segment of bacterium includes these proteins:
- the buk gene encoding butyrate kinase: protein MDVVFIINPGSTSTKVAIANRDGLIDEKEVQHPREELAKFPNVADQLALRMETVRAALLAWYTPDRTLIGIVGRGAPLKPLTGGTYQITEAMLDDVRSAKFSNHASNLGSMLADAIAKQYSLPAFVVDPVTVDEFPSEVRLSGDPEIPRLCRWHALNLRACARLAAAQLGKPLSDTKFVAVHLGGGISIAALLGGRVQDVNDGLLGMGPFSPERAGALPIGGVLKQAFSGRYTERQLIERYSRGSGFVAYLGTSDFRKVEQMMEAGDEKAITVYKAFVWQLVKEIGAMAAVLGGVDGIVRSGGLARSQRLLADVSQKTGWIAPNFDYPGEHEMSALAAGAFRVLDGKESALTYQ, encoded by the coding sequence ATGGATGTTGTATTTATTATTAATCCCGGTTCTACCTCGACGAAAGTTGCGATTGCAAACCGGGATGGGCTTATTGACGAGAAGGAAGTCCAACATCCGCGCGAGGAGTTGGCGAAGTTTCCCAACGTAGCGGATCAGTTAGCGCTGCGAATGGAAACGGTGCGAGCGGCATTGCTTGCATGGTACACTCCTGATCGAACTCTGATTGGTATTGTTGGTCGTGGTGCTCCATTGAAACCTCTTACCGGAGGCACCTACCAGATTACTGAAGCAATGCTGGATGATGTAAGATCAGCGAAGTTCTCCAATCATGCTTCCAATCTCGGATCCATGTTAGCAGATGCCATCGCAAAGCAATACAGTCTACCCGCTTTTGTCGTCGATCCGGTCACTGTCGATGAGTTTCCTTCGGAAGTGCGATTATCCGGAGACCCCGAAATACCTCGGCTATGCCGCTGGCATGCGCTGAACCTCCGAGCTTGCGCCCGGCTCGCAGCCGCACAGTTAGGAAAACCACTTTCCGATACGAAATTCGTAGCAGTACATCTGGGCGGTGGGATTTCCATCGCAGCATTACTCGGTGGAAGAGTACAAGATGTAAACGATGGTCTCTTAGGGATGGGTCCATTTTCACCGGAGCGAGCAGGTGCCCTACCAATCGGAGGGGTATTGAAACAGGCATTTTCGGGTAGATACACCGAACGGCAACTTATCGAACGCTACAGCCGGGGAAGTGGTTTCGTAGCATATTTAGGGACTTCAGATTTCCGAAAAGTCGAACAGATGATGGAAGCCGGTGACGAAAAAGCGATTACCGTGTACAAAGCGTTTGTTTGGCAACTGGTGAAAGAAATCGGAGCGATGGCTGCCGTGCTCGGAGGAGTAGACGGCATTGTTCGCTCGGGAGGTTTGGCGCGTTCACAAAGATTGTTAGCCGATGTTTCGCAAAAGACCGGGTGGATTGCACCGAATTTCGATTATCCCGGCGAACACGAAATGTCCGCACTTGCTGCCGGGGCTTTTCGGGTGTTGGACGGTAAGGAATCTGCATTAACTTACCAGTAA
- a CDS encoding peptidylprolyl isomerase, producing MNGLKIATIAALFVFAGTGCAKTEKPMTENNQTPAVETTKPVETPVVPDAPIGKLAKVEAPATQMPKSDEVAILDIAGYGRIVLGFFPNKAPEHVKNFLNFAKQGYYDGSTFHRIIPGFMIQGGDPNSKDDDPNNDGMGGPPTRVKAEFNDLKHLPGTLSMARTQDPNSAGSQFFICHGAVPHLDGQYSIFGQVLSGMDVVDKIAKSPRGSNDNTFATNCPDRKKIAMKVTVAKWSDVVP from the coding sequence ATGAATGGATTAAAAATTGCAACCATCGCCGCGTTATTTGTATTCGCTGGAACCGGTTGCGCGAAAACGGAGAAACCGATGACCGAAAACAATCAAACGCCGGCAGTCGAAACCACGAAACCAGTTGAAACTCCTGTAGTACCTGATGCTCCAATTGGTAAACTTGCCAAGGTGGAAGCTCCGGCAACCCAAATGCCGAAATCCGACGAAGTCGCCATCCTCGATATCGCTGGCTACGGGCGGATCGTTCTGGGATTTTTCCCGAATAAAGCGCCGGAACACGTGAAGAACTTCTTGAATTTCGCCAAACAAGGCTATTATGATGGTTCTACTTTCCACCGTATTATTCCCGGTTTTATGATTCAAGGTGGCGATCCGAATAGTAAAGACGATGATCCCAACAACGACGGTATGGGTGGACCCCCGACCCGCGTAAAAGCTGAGTTCAACGACCTGAAGCACTTGCCCGGCACCTTATCGATGGCGCGGACACAAGACCCCAATAGCGCCGGCAGCCAATTCTTCATTTGTCACGGTGCCGTTCCCCATCTGGATGGACAATACTCGATATTCGGGCAGGTTCTTTCGGGAATGGATGTAGTCGATAAAATTGCGAAATCCCCCCGCGGATCGAATGACAATACGTTTGCAACCAATTGCCCCGACCGCAAAAAAATTGCTATGAAAGTTACCGTTGCGAAGTGGAGCGACGTCGTTCCATGA
- a CDS encoding RNA methyltransferase, giving the protein MSDEPRPLSRSEAASLTALTVKKMRSERGQTIAEGEALVREALASPWLVHEIAATTEWIQSGKLSYLAEQLSKRAVKIRSIDHDLLKRISELETAPGVIATVSPPEQDESHIDGVIIALDRVSDPTNLGAIARTACFYGVKQIWLSEDSVDILNPRAIRASMGGLFHVSTKKCNSLEQELKAAKQQGVSIIAANALSGSPQLPKRPGRAIIVVLGSEAHGIRESILAIADVSWHLLPIGRDLTLNVAATTAILLDRLTSNSS; this is encoded by the coding sequence ATGAGTGACGAACCGCGACCGCTCAGCCGTTCTGAAGCCGCATCATTAACGGCTTTAACGGTAAAAAAAATGCGGAGCGAACGCGGGCAAACAATCGCCGAGGGGGAAGCGTTAGTGCGCGAAGCACTCGCTTCCCCGTGGTTGGTACACGAAATTGCTGCAACCACCGAATGGATTCAATCCGGGAAACTGAGTTACCTCGCTGAGCAGCTCTCCAAGCGCGCAGTAAAAATCCGCTCCATTGACCACGATTTATTGAAACGCATCTCTGAGCTTGAGACGGCTCCCGGTGTAATTGCAACGGTATCCCCTCCGGAACAAGACGAATCTCACATCGATGGAGTAATCATCGCATTAGACCGCGTATCTGACCCCACCAATCTCGGTGCAATAGCCCGAACCGCCTGTTTCTACGGGGTGAAACAAATCTGGCTCTCGGAAGATTCGGTAGATATTTTAAATCCCCGGGCGATTCGCGCATCAATGGGTGGTCTTTTTCATGTCTCTACAAAAAAATGCAATTCCCTTGAGCAAGAACTGAAAGCAGCAAAACAACAGGGTGTTTCGATTATAGCTGCCAATGCGCTTTCCGGTTCACCGCAACTTCCCAAACGACCGGGTAGAGCTATCATCGTTGTACTTGGGAGTGAAGCTCATGGTATTCGAGAATCAATCCTCGCAATAGCTGATGTTTCCTGGCATCTCCTGCCAATTGGAAGGGACTTAACTCTAAATGTCGCCGCAACTACCGCGATTCTTCTCGACCGACTTACATCAAACTCTTCATAA
- a CDS encoding CPBP family intramembrane metalloprotease: protein MRPEVKPPIPAAEPQDNIPTTSMVVSVLFLSVAWMILLFWLVDQMQWKGAESIFVMSGLMALPCVIWTIRNKFSFVETFRLRWPGTRAVLYVIPLAIAMAVLTDAADRWWTTLVPADPEYLKQINANLQTNSLYQWWMLLLAAAVVAPIAEEFLFRGFVQGVLEIRMGAISAILWTAAVFSFFHFNYAQLFPLWILSLALGLLAWRVDSIIPALIMHAVNNALSLFSLQAANGELFPGYIAGEYVALQWVLLAAAIVLVCGYAYFRFPASESAQGTEYE, encoded by the coding sequence ATGAGACCCGAAGTAAAACCTCCGATACCTGCCGCAGAACCACAGGATAACATCCCGACAACTTCGATGGTTGTTTCGGTGTTGTTCCTATCAGTGGCTTGGATGATATTGCTCTTTTGGTTGGTCGATCAAATGCAATGGAAAGGTGCTGAATCGATCTTTGTGATGAGCGGATTGATGGCGTTACCATGTGTAATCTGGACGATTCGTAATAAGTTTTCATTCGTTGAAACATTCCGTCTCCGTTGGCCTGGGACACGAGCTGTGCTCTATGTCATACCATTGGCAATCGCCATGGCGGTTTTGACCGATGCTGCCGACCGCTGGTGGACAACGCTGGTTCCGGCCGACCCTGAGTATTTGAAACAAATCAACGCGAATCTCCAAACAAATTCGTTGTACCAATGGTGGATGCTTTTATTGGCTGCTGCTGTTGTCGCGCCTATCGCTGAGGAATTTTTATTCCGAGGGTTCGTTCAAGGTGTCTTAGAAATTCGCATGGGGGCAATTTCCGCGATTCTTTGGACAGCAGCGGTGTTTAGCTTCTTCCACTTCAACTATGCACAACTTTTTCCGTTATGGATATTATCGTTAGCGCTGGGATTGCTTGCTTGGCGGGTCGATTCGATTATCCCTGCACTCATCATGCACGCAGTAAACAATGCCCTTTCGTTGTTCTCATTACAAGCGGCCAATGGTGAGCTGTTTCCCGGATACATCGCCGGGGAATACGTTGCTCTGCAGTGGGTACTTTTAGCCGCAGCGATTGTGCTTGTTTGCGGGTATGCTTACTTTCGTTTTCCCGCTTCGGAAAGCGCGCAAGGAACCGAGTATGAATGA